One window from the genome of Pseudomonas fluorescens encodes:
- a CDS encoding phosphoheptose isomerase produces MDMQSRIRQLFQASIDTKQQAMDVLAPHIEQASQVMVNALLNEGKMLSCGNGGSAGDAQHFSSELLNRFERERPSLPAIALTTDSSTITSIANDYSYNEVFSKQIRALGQPGDVLLAISTSGNSANIIQAIQAAHDREMIVVALTGRDGGGMASLLLPEDVEIRVPANVTARIQEVHLLAIHCLCDLIDSQLFGSEE; encoded by the coding sequence ATGGACATGCAATCGCGAATTCGCCAGCTTTTTCAGGCCAGTATCGACACCAAGCAACAGGCGATGGACGTACTTGCACCGCACATCGAGCAAGCCAGCCAAGTGATGGTCAACGCCTTGCTCAACGAGGGCAAAATGCTTTCGTGCGGCAATGGCGGCTCGGCCGGCGACGCCCAGCATTTCTCGTCGGAGCTGCTCAACCGCTTCGAGCGCGAACGCCCGAGCCTGCCGGCAATCGCCCTGACCACCGACAGCTCGACGATCACCTCGATCGCCAACGACTACAGCTACAACGAAGTCTTCTCCAAACAGATCCGCGCCCTGGGCCAACCCGGCGATGTGCTGCTGGCGATTTCCACCAGCGGCAACTCGGCCAATATTATTCAAGCGATCCAGGCCGCACATGATCGCGAAATGATTGTCGTAGCATTGACCGGTCGTGACGGCGGCGGCATGGCATCACTGCTATTGCCCGAAGACGTCGAGATCCGCGTACCGGCCAATGTCACCGCACGTATCCAGGAAGTCCACCTGCTGGCGATCCACTGCCTTTGCGACTTGATCGACAGCCAACTGTTCGGGAGTGAAGAATGA
- the rsmH gene encoding 16S rRNA (cytosine(1402)-N(4))-methyltransferase RsmH, whose protein sequence is MTIDSGFNHITVLLDEAVEALAVRPDGCYLDGTFGRGGHSRLILSQLGPDGRLLGFDKDPQAIATGQALAAEDGRFVVVQRSFAELGAEVAERGLAGKVSGVLLDLGVSSPQLDDPERGFSFLNDGPLDMRMDPSRGISAAEFVNTAPVEEIARVFKEYGEERFSGRMARAVVERRDIKPFERTGDLAEVLKVANPAWEKGKNPATRAFQGLRIHVNNELGDLQVGLEAALEALEIGGRLVVISFHSLEDRIVKLFMRKLTKGEADNLPRNLPVRFEAFVPKIKIHGKAQFASEAELKANPRARSAVMRVAEKLR, encoded by the coding sequence GTGACTATTGATAGCGGCTTTAACCACATCACCGTACTGCTTGACGAAGCCGTCGAGGCTCTCGCCGTACGTCCTGATGGTTGCTATCTGGACGGCACGTTCGGGCGTGGCGGGCACAGCCGGTTGATTCTCAGCCAGCTCGGGCCGGACGGCCGGTTGCTGGGGTTCGACAAGGATCCTCAAGCGATTGCCACCGGGCAAGCGCTGGCGGCCGAAGACGGCCGCTTTGTCGTTGTGCAGCGCAGCTTTGCCGAGCTGGGCGCGGAAGTCGCCGAGCGTGGCCTGGCCGGCAAGGTCAGTGGCGTGCTGCTCGACCTGGGCGTGTCGTCGCCACAACTGGACGACCCGGAGCGCGGCTTCAGTTTCCTCAATGACGGCCCGCTGGACATGCGCATGGACCCGTCCCGCGGGATCAGCGCCGCCGAATTCGTCAACACCGCCCCGGTGGAAGAAATCGCCCGTGTCTTCAAGGAGTACGGTGAAGAGCGTTTCTCCGGTCGCATGGCCCGCGCCGTGGTCGAGCGCCGCGACATCAAGCCTTTCGAGCGCACCGGCGACCTGGCCGAGGTGTTGAAAGTGGCCAACCCGGCCTGGGAAAAGGGCAAGAACCCGGCGACCCGGGCTTTCCAGGGCCTGCGCATCCACGTCAATAACGAACTGGGCGATCTGCAAGTGGGTCTCGAAGCGGCACTCGAGGCACTGGAAATCGGCGGTCGTCTGGTGGTGATCAGCTTCCATTCCCTGGAAGACCGCATCGTCAAGCTGTTCATGCGCAAGCTCACCAAGGGTGAAGCCGATAACCTGCCGCGCAACCTGCCGGTGCGTTTCGAAGCCTTCGTGCCGAAAATCAAGATCCATGGCAAAGCGCAGTTCGCTTCCGAAGCTGAACTCAAGGCCAACCCACGTGCCCGTAGCGCCGTCATGCGCGTCGCGGAGAAGTTGCGGTGA
- the petA gene encoding ubiquinol-cytochrome c reductase iron-sulfur subunit → MSNDGVNAGRRRFLVAATSVVGAAGAVGAAVPFVGSWFPSAKAKAAGAPVKVNVSKIEPGQQMIAEWRGQPVFIVRRTEEILGNLKKIEGQLSDPSSKNSTQPTYVDPQTRSIKPEVLLLIGICTHLGCSPTFRPEVAPADLGKDWVGGYFCPCHGSHYDLAGRVYKSQPAPLNLPVPPHSYETDDIIVVGVDTEKA, encoded by the coding sequence ATGAGCAATGACGGCGTGAATGCAGGCCGGCGTCGCTTCCTGGTAGCAGCCACATCCGTGGTGGGTGCTGCAGGAGCGGTGGGGGCTGCGGTCCCGTTCGTGGGGTCATGGTTTCCCAGCGCCAAGGCGAAAGCCGCAGGTGCACCGGTGAAAGTGAATGTCAGCAAGATCGAGCCAGGCCAGCAGATGATTGCTGAGTGGCGCGGCCAGCCGGTGTTCATCGTCCGCCGTACAGAGGAAATCCTGGGGAATCTGAAAAAGATCGAGGGTCAGTTGTCCGACCCGTCCTCGAAGAACTCTACGCAACCGACCTATGTCGACCCGCAGACGCGTTCGATCAAGCCAGAGGTCCTGCTGCTGATCGGGATCTGTACGCACCTGGGTTGCTCGCCAACGTTCCGCCCTGAAGTGGCGCCTGCCGACCTGGGCAAGGACTGGGTCGGTGGTTATTTCTGCCCTTGCCACGGCTCCCACTACGACCTGGCCGGTCGCGTCTACAAGTCGCAGCCTGCACCTCTGAACCTGCCAGTTCCCCCGCATTCCTATGAGACCGATGACATCATTGTCGTTGGCGTCGATACGGAGAAAGCGTGA
- a CDS encoding BON domain-containing protein, giving the protein MTPNRLGLLALTLCLGISGCTSVVNASREKPIEDDRGTRTFGSKIDDSLIETKVGVNIAKADPDLDNNSHIVVTSFNGVVLLAGQTPRADLKAKAEQEASAVQRVKTVHNELQVLQPSSLLARQNDAWLTTKIKTQMLTDASIPGSRIKVVTENGIVYLLGLLTKQEAAQATNLVQGVSGVQKIVKLFEYID; this is encoded by the coding sequence ATGACCCCTAATCGCCTAGGCCTTCTGGCCCTGACCCTGTGCCTCGGCATCAGCGGCTGCACATCGGTGGTTAACGCCAGCCGGGAAAAGCCGATTGAAGACGACCGCGGCACCCGCACCTTCGGCAGCAAGATCGACGACTCCCTGATTGAAACCAAGGTCGGCGTGAACATTGCCAAGGCCGACCCGGACCTGGACAACAACTCGCACATCGTCGTCACCAGCTTCAACGGTGTCGTACTGCTGGCCGGCCAGACCCCACGTGCCGACCTCAAGGCCAAGGCCGAGCAGGAAGCCAGCGCCGTACAGCGGGTCAAGACCGTGCATAACGAACTGCAGGTCCTGCAACCCTCCTCTCTGCTGGCGCGCCAGAACGATGCGTGGCTGACCACCAAGATCAAGACCCAGATGCTCACCGACGCCAGCATTCCTGGCTCGCGCATCAAGGTTGTGACCGAGAACGGCATCGTCTATCTGTTGGGCCTGCTGACCAAGCAGGAAGCCGCCCAGGCGACCAACCTGGTGCAGGGTGTGTCCGGCGTGCAGAAAATCGTCAAGTTGTTTGAATACATCGACTGA
- a CDS encoding YraN family protein, translated as MPDRSRQQSGRDAEGQALAHLQQHGLRLVAQNWLCKRGELDLVMLDGDTVVFVEVRYRKNTQWGGALDSIDERKRQKLVFAAQYFLQRESRWADYPCRFDVVAIDSNAAQLNWLQNAFDS; from the coding sequence ATGCCTGACCGATCACGCCAGCAAAGCGGACGGGATGCCGAGGGCCAGGCCCTCGCGCATCTCCAGCAACACGGTCTGCGGCTGGTGGCGCAGAACTGGTTGTGCAAACGCGGCGAGCTTGATCTGGTCATGCTTGACGGCGATACAGTAGTATTCGTCGAAGTCCGCTACAGAAAAAATACCCAATGGGGTGGCGCGCTCGACAGCATTGACGAGCGCAAGCGCCAGAAGCTGGTGTTCGCCGCGCAGTATTTCCTGCAACGCGAGTCTCGCTGGGCCGATTACCCCTGCCGCTTCGACGTGGTTGCCATCGACAGCAACGCCGCCCAGTTGAACTGGCTGCAGAACGCCTTCGACAGTTGA
- the mraZ gene encoding division/cell wall cluster transcriptional repressor MraZ — protein MFRGANAISLDAKGRLAMPSRYRDELVSRSSGQLIVTIDAVDPCLCVYPLDEWELIETKLRALPSLREENRRLQRLLIGNAVDLELDGSGRFLVPPRLREYAKLDKRAMLVGQLNKFQLWDEDAWNAVSAADLAAIQQPGAMPDELRDLIL, from the coding sequence GTGTTTCGCGGAGCTAACGCTATCAGTCTCGATGCAAAAGGCCGGCTTGCCATGCCCAGCCGGTATCGTGACGAGCTCGTTTCGCGAAGTTCGGGGCAGTTAATCGTCACGATCGACGCCGTTGACCCATGTTTGTGTGTTTACCCTCTGGATGAGTGGGAACTTATCGAAACCAAACTGCGCGCACTGCCTTCGCTGCGTGAAGAAAACCGCCGTCTGCAACGCTTGCTGATCGGTAATGCCGTCGACCTCGAGCTCGATGGCAGTGGTCGTTTCCTGGTGCCGCCGCGCCTGCGCGAGTACGCCAAGCTGGACAAGCGCGCGATGCTGGTGGGCCAACTGAACAAGTTCCAACTGTGGGACGAAGATGCCTGGAATGCGGTTTCTGCCGCTGACCTCGCTGCTATTCAACAACCGGGCGCCATGCCTGACGAACTGCGTGATTTGATCCTGTGA
- the ftsL gene encoding cell division protein FtsL, whose translation MSKLFAKPLPGGSFFMLLLFIGVLVSAIAVSYSAHWNRQLLNTLYNELSVRDKAQAEWGRLILEQSTWTAHSRIEVLATEQLKMRIPGAAEVQMVAP comes from the coding sequence GTGAGCAAGCTCTTCGCCAAGCCCCTGCCCGGCGGCAGCTTTTTCATGCTGCTGCTGTTTATCGGCGTGCTCGTGTCGGCCATCGCCGTGTCCTATAGCGCGCACTGGAACCGGCAGTTGCTCAATACCCTTTATAACGAACTCAGCGTGCGCGACAAAGCGCAGGCCGAGTGGGGGCGGTTGATCCTGGAGCAGAGCACCTGGACCGCCCACAGCCGTATCGAAGTCCTGGCCACCGAACAGTTGAAAATGCGCATTCCCGGCGCCGCCGAAGTGCAGATGGTGGCGCCATGA
- a CDS encoding glutathione S-transferase N-terminal domain-containing protein → MGVTNRLACYSDPADHYSHRVRIVLAEKGVSAEIIYVEAGRQPPKLIEVNPYGSLPTLVDRDLALWESTVVMEYLDERYPHPPLLPVYPVARANSRLLIHRIQRDWCGLVDLILDSRTKEPARVVARKELRESLTGVSPLFVDKPFFLSEEQSLVDCCLLPILWRLPILGIELPRPAKPLLDYMERQFAREAFQASLSGVERDMR, encoded by the coding sequence ATGGGCGTGACCAATCGGTTGGCCTGTTACTCCGACCCCGCCGACCACTATTCCCACCGGGTACGCATCGTACTGGCAGAGAAGGGTGTCAGCGCCGAGATCATTTACGTCGAAGCGGGTCGTCAGCCGCCGAAGCTGATCGAAGTGAACCCTTACGGCAGCCTGCCCACATTGGTCGATCGTGACCTGGCGTTGTGGGAGTCGACCGTGGTGATGGAATACCTGGATGAGCGTTATCCGCATCCACCCTTGCTGCCGGTTTATCCTGTCGCGCGTGCCAACAGCCGTTTGCTGATCCATCGCATCCAGCGTGACTGGTGCGGGTTGGTGGATCTGATCCTGGATTCCCGGACCAAGGAGCCGGCGCGGGTCGTGGCGCGCAAGGAATTGCGTGAAAGCCTGACGGGCGTATCGCCGTTGTTCGTCGACAAGCCGTTTTTCCTCAGTGAGGAACAAAGTCTGGTGGATTGCTGCCTATTGCCCATACTCTGGCGTTTGCCGATTCTGGGTATCGAACTGCCGCGGCCTGCCAAGCCGCTGCTTGATTATATGGAGCGCCAATTTGCGCGTGAGGCATTCCAGGCGAGTCTGTCTGGTGTCGAACGCGACATGCGCTAA
- a CDS encoding cytochrome c1, producing the protein MKKLFAVLILAAMPVLSFAAEHGGPELEKVDIDVSDKAAMQDGARTFANYCMGCHSAKFQRYERVADDLGIPHELMLEKLVFTGAKLGDHMTIGMQPADAKTWFGAAPPDLTLVARVRGTDWLYGYLRSFYEDPARPWGVNNKVFPNVGMPNVLVGLQGRQVVGCKQVQIVEDGKKQFDPLTGSALTHEACDQLTVLPNTGSLTPEQFDEKVKNLVTFLAYSANPVKLEHQRIGTYVLLYLAFFFVFAYLLKREYWKDVH; encoded by the coding sequence ATGAAAAAGCTATTTGCTGTACTGATTCTTGCTGCTATGCCTGTACTGTCCTTCGCGGCTGAACACGGTGGTCCGGAGCTGGAAAAAGTCGACATCGACGTTTCCGACAAAGCGGCCATGCAGGACGGCGCACGTACGTTCGCCAACTACTGCATGGGTTGCCACAGTGCCAAGTTCCAGCGCTATGAGCGCGTTGCCGATGACCTGGGTATCCCCCATGAGCTGATGCTCGAGAAGCTTGTGTTCACCGGTGCCAAACTGGGCGATCACATGACCATCGGCATGCAGCCTGCGGACGCCAAGACCTGGTTCGGCGCCGCGCCGCCGGACCTGACCCTGGTGGCCCGCGTGCGTGGCACCGACTGGCTTTACGGTTACCTGCGTTCGTTCTACGAAGACCCTGCACGTCCATGGGGCGTGAACAACAAGGTCTTCCCGAACGTCGGCATGCCTAACGTTCTGGTCGGCCTCCAGGGGCGCCAGGTGGTAGGCTGCAAACAGGTTCAGATCGTTGAAGACGGCAAAAAGCAATTCGATCCGCTGACTGGCTCCGCTTTGACCCATGAAGCCTGCGACCAGCTGACTGTATTGCCGAACACCGGCAGCCTGACCCCGGAGCAGTTCGATGAGAAGGTCAAGAACCTGGTGACCTTCCTGGCCTACTCGGCCAACCCGGTGAAGCTGGAGCATCAGCGCATCGGTACCTATGTATTGCTGTACCTGGCGTTCTTCTTCGTATTCGCTTACCTGCTCAAGCGTGAATACTGGAAAGACGTGCATTGA
- a CDS encoding cytochrome b, giving the protein MSKLMDWVDARFPATKMWEDHLSKYYAPKNFNFFYFFGSLALLVLVNQIVTGVWLTMSYTPSAEEAFASVEYIMRDVEYGSILRLLHSTGASAFFIVVYLHMFRGLLYGSYQKPRELVWVFGMLIYLALMAEAFMGYLLPWGQMSYWGAQVIISLFGAIPVIGDDLTQWIRGDYLISGITLNRFFALHVVALPIVILGLVVLHILALHEVGSNNPDGVDIKKHKDENGVPLDGIAFHPYYTVKDIVGVVVFLFIFCSIVFFFPEMGGYFLEKPNFEQANAFKTPEHIAPVWYFTPFYAILRAIPDKLLGVIAMGAAIAVLFVLPWLDRSPVKSMRYKGWLSKIWLVVFCISFVILGVLGVLAPTPGRTLLSQVCTFLYFAYFILMPFYTRLEKTKPVPERVTG; this is encoded by the coding sequence ATGAGCAAACTAATGGATTGGGTTGATGCGCGCTTTCCCGCGACCAAAATGTGGGAAGACCATCTCAGCAAGTACTACGCTCCGAAGAACTTCAACTTCTTCTACTTCTTTGGCTCCCTGGCGCTGCTCGTTCTGGTCAACCAGATCGTCACCGGTGTCTGGCTGACCATGAGCTACACCCCGTCGGCGGAAGAAGCGTTTGCCTCCGTCGAATACATCATGCGCGACGTCGAGTACGGCTCGATCCTGCGTCTGCTGCACTCCACCGGCGCTTCGGCGTTCTTCATCGTGGTCTACCTGCACATGTTCCGTGGCTTGCTCTACGGTTCGTACCAGAAGCCGCGTGAACTGGTGTGGGTCTTCGGCATGCTGATCTACCTGGCGCTGATGGCCGAGGCCTTCATGGGCTACCTGCTGCCGTGGGGCCAGATGTCCTACTGGGGTGCCCAGGTGATCATCTCGCTGTTCGGTGCGATCCCGGTCATCGGTGACGACCTGACCCAGTGGATTCGTGGTGACTACCTGATCTCGGGCATTACCCTGAACCGCTTCTTCGCCCTGCACGTGGTCGCCCTGCCGATCGTGATCCTCGGCCTGGTGGTGCTGCACATCCTCGCGCTGCACGAAGTCGGCTCGAACAACCCGGATGGCGTGGACATCAAGAAACACAAGGACGAGAACGGCGTACCGCTGGATGGCATTGCCTTCCACCCGTACTACACCGTGAAAGACATCGTCGGCGTGGTGGTCTTCCTGTTCATCTTCTGCTCCATCGTGTTCTTCTTCCCGGAAATGGGTGGTTACTTCCTCGAGAAGCCGAACTTCGAGCAGGCAAACGCGTTCAAGACCCCTGAGCACATTGCCCCGGTCTGGTACTTCACGCCGTTCTACGCGATCCTGCGGGCGATCCCGGACAAGCTGCTGGGCGTTATCGCCATGGGCGCGGCCATTGCCGTGCTGTTCGTCCTGCCGTGGCTGGACCGCAGCCCCGTCAAGTCGATGCGCTACAAAGGCTGGCTGAGCAAGATCTGGCTCGTGGTGTTCTGCATCTCGTTCGTAATCCTGGGCGTGCTGGGCGTACTGGCACCGACACCAGGGCGCACGTTGCTGTCGCAGGTTTGCACCTTCCTGTACTTCGCCTACTTCATTCTGATGCCTTTCTACACCAGGCTCGAGAAGACCAAACCGGTTCCGGAAAGGGTGACTGGCTGA
- the rsmI gene encoding 16S rRNA (cytidine(1402)-2'-O)-methyltransferase, giving the protein MTAPGALNSAAGSLYVVATPIGNLDDISARALKILQEVALIAAEDTRHSQRLLQHFGISTPLAACHEHNERDEGSRFITRLLAGDNIALISDAGTPLISDPGYHLVRQARAVGISVVPVPGACALIAALSAAGLPSDRFIFEGFLPAKAVGRRARLEAIKEEPRTLIFYEAPHRILECLQDMELVFGAERQALLARELTKTFETLKGLPLTELRAFVENDSNQQRGECVVLVAGWTPPQSEDAVSGEAMRVLNLLLEEMPLKRAAALAAQITGERKNVLYQVALEKQKDQ; this is encoded by the coding sequence TTGACTGCTCCAGGTGCTTTGAATTCCGCTGCCGGCTCGCTTTATGTGGTGGCGACGCCCATCGGCAACCTGGACGATATCAGTGCCCGGGCGCTGAAAATCCTGCAGGAGGTCGCGCTGATCGCGGCTGAAGATACGCGTCACTCCCAGCGCCTGCTGCAACATTTCGGCATCTCCACGCCGTTGGCGGCCTGTCATGAGCACAATGAGCGGGACGAAGGCAGTCGTTTTATTACCCGGCTGCTGGCTGGCGATAACATCGCGCTGATTTCCGATGCGGGTACGCCGTTGATTTCCGACCCCGGCTATCATCTGGTGCGCCAGGCCCGGGCGGTGGGTATCAGTGTGGTACCGGTGCCGGGGGCTTGCGCGTTGATCGCGGCGCTGTCGGCGGCAGGCCTGCCGTCGGACCGTTTCATCTTCGAAGGTTTCCTGCCGGCCAAGGCGGTGGGGCGGCGGGCGCGCCTGGAAGCTATAAAGGAAGAGCCGCGCACGCTGATCTTCTATGAGGCGCCGCACCGCATTCTGGAGTGCCTGCAGGACATGGAGCTGGTGTTCGGTGCCGAACGCCAGGCGCTGCTGGCCCGGGAGTTGACCAAGACCTTTGAAACCCTCAAGGGGCTGCCGTTGACCGAGTTGCGCGCCTTTGTGGAAAACGACAGCAACCAGCAGCGCGGCGAGTGCGTCGTGCTGGTGGCGGGCTGGACGCCGCCGCAAAGCGAGGATGCCGTCAGCGGCGAGGCGATGCGCGTCCTGAACCTGCTGCTCGAGGAAATGCCCCTCAAGCGCGCCGCGGCCCTTGCGGCGCAGATCACTGGCGAGCGCAAGAATGTGCTGTATCAGGTCGCACTGGAAAAACAGAAAGACCAGTGA
- a CDS encoding ClpXP protease specificity-enhancing factor, which yields MNSSRPYLVRALYEWIVDNDCTPHMLVNAEFPSVQVPQGFANDGQIVLNVSPAAVRHLHMDNDAVSFEGRFGGVPHTLYVPVAAILGIYARENGQGMVFELEAPLDGEEEFEPDDDLPPPDDEPPRPSGRPSLKVVK from the coding sequence ATGAACTCCAGTCGACCTTATCTGGTCCGCGCGCTCTACGAGTGGATTGTGGACAATGATTGCACCCCGCACATGCTCGTCAATGCCGAGTTTCCATCGGTGCAGGTGCCGCAGGGTTTTGCCAATGATGGGCAGATTGTCCTGAACGTGTCGCCAGCCGCTGTGCGTCACCTGCACATGGATAATGATGCCGTCAGTTTTGAAGGGCGCTTTGGTGGTGTGCCACACACCCTGTACGTGCCTGTTGCGGCGATTCTGGGGATTTATGCCCGGGAGAATGGCCAGGGCATGGTGTTTGAGCTGGAAGCGCCGTTGGACGGTGAAGAAGAGTTCGAGCCGGATGATGACCTGCCACCGCCGGATGACGAGCCGCCGCGGCCTAGTGGTCGGCCTAGTCTTAAGGTGGTGAAGTAG
- a CDS encoding penicillin-binding protein activator, which produces MIACLRLLSALCLAALLAACASSPSSSLGELPRTPDASIEQLLEQATQSKTPEKAALLRLSAADLAYRQGNAGQSAQILQQVPMEQLKPGQQIFASTLSAELAMTRNQPKAALTALSHPSLQHLSEMPVEQQVRTGTVRARALEADGQTLAAAKERIFIAPLLKDDAAAKNHEAIWSLIASLPTDQLQPASNDDLGGWLSLAQAVKTAGTLEQQQAAIDHWREQNPKHPAALQLPTPLVKLKELASQPLSKIALLLPQSGQLAAVAKALREGFMAAHYQAQQAGQTPPSIQFYDSASLTSMDEFYRKAQADGVQLVIGPLEKPLVKQISTRPQLPITTLALNYSEGEQGPPQLFQFGLAPEDEAREVSRRARADGLHRAAAMVPKGEWGDRVLKAFSQDWQANGGTIVAIERVDQPVQLAQQIADMFQLRQSEGRAKSLQSTVGTTVAAQPSRRQDIEFIFLASTPQQAQQIKPTLNFQYAGDVPVYATSSVFSASGDQNQYNDMSGIRFCETPWLLDANDPLRKQVTAQWPQAGGSLGRLYAMGADAYRLAPRLGQLKTLPDSRIEGLSGSLAVSPTQRVQRQLPWAEFVNGQVQRLPDTQR; this is translated from the coding sequence ATGATCGCTTGCCTGCGGCTGCTCTCCGCCCTCTGCCTCGCTGCCCTCCTGGCGGCCTGCGCCAGCTCGCCCTCGTCCAGCCTTGGCGAACTTCCACGGACCCCGGATGCCAGTATCGAGCAGTTGCTCGAACAGGCCACCCAAAGCAAAACCCCGGAAAAAGCCGCCCTGCTGCGCCTGAGCGCCGCAGACCTGGCCTACCGCCAGGGCAATGCCGGCCAGTCCGCACAGATCCTGCAACAAGTGCCGATGGAACAACTCAAGCCCGGCCAGCAGATTTTCGCCAGCACGCTGTCGGCGGAACTGGCGATGACCCGCAACCAGCCCAAGGCCGCGCTGACCGCCCTGAGCCACCCAAGCCTGCAACACCTGAGCGAAATGCCAGTGGAGCAGCAGGTCCGCACCGGGACCGTCCGCGCCCGCGCCCTCGAAGCCGACGGCCAGACCCTGGCCGCCGCCAAGGAGCGCATCTTCATCGCGCCCTTGCTGAAGGACGACGCCGCGGCGAAAAACCACGAAGCCATCTGGTCGCTGATCGCCTCGCTGCCCACCGACCAGTTGCAGCCCGCCTCCAACGACGACCTCGGCGGCTGGCTGAGCCTGGCCCAGGCCGTCAAGACCGCCGGCACCCTGGAACAGCAGCAGGCGGCCATCGACCACTGGCGCGAACAGAACCCGAAGCATCCCGCGGCCCTGCAACTGCCGACGCCCCTGGTCAAGCTCAAGGAACTGGCCAGCCAGCCACTGAGCAAGATCGCCCTGCTGCTGCCACAAAGTGGCCAGCTGGCAGCGGTTGCCAAGGCCTTGCGCGAGGGTTTCATGGCCGCGCACTACCAGGCCCAGCAGGCCGGGCAAACGCCACCAAGCATCCAGTTCTATGACAGCGCCAGCCTGACCTCCATGGACGAGTTCTATCGCAAGGCCCAGGCCGACGGCGTGCAACTGGTCATCGGCCCGCTGGAAAAACCCCTGGTCAAGCAGATCAGCACCCGCCCGCAATTGCCAATCACTACCCTGGCGCTGAACTACAGCGAAGGTGAACAAGGGCCACCGCAACTGTTCCAGTTCGGCCTGGCACCCGAGGATGAAGCTCGCGAAGTGTCCCGTCGCGCCCGCGCCGATGGCCTGCACCGCGCCGCCGCCATGGTGCCGAAGGGCGAATGGGGCGATCGTGTACTGAAAGCCTTCAGCCAGGACTGGCAGGCCAACGGCGGCACCATCGTCGCGATCGAACGGGTCGACCAGCCGGTCCAACTGGCCCAGCAGATCGCCGACATGTTCCAGTTGCGCCAGAGCGAAGGTCGCGCCAAGAGCCTGCAAAGCACCGTGGGCACCACGGTCGCGGCCCAGCCGTCCCGTCGCCAGGACATCGAATTCATCTTCCTGGCCTCGACACCGCAGCAGGCCCAGCAGATCAAGCCAACCCTGAACTTCCAATACGCCGGCGACGTGCCGGTCTACGCGACGTCTTCGGTGTTCAGCGCCAGCGGCGACCAGAACCAGTACAACGACATGAGCGGCATCCGCTTCTGCGAAACTCCGTGGCTGCTCGACGCCAATGACCCGCTGCGCAAGCAGGTCACGGCGCAGTGGCCCCAGGCGGGTGGCAGCCTGGGTCGGCTGTACGCGATGGGCGCAGATGCCTATCGCCTGGCACCACGCCTTGGCCAACTCAAGACGTTGCCGGACAGCCGCATCGAAGGCTTGTCGGGCAGTCTGGCCGTGTCGCCCACCCAGCGCGTACAGCGTCAACTGCCATGGGCCGAGTTCGTCAATGGCCAGGTGCAGCGCCTGCCGGACACCCAGCGCTGA